GTTTTATGGTCAACAAGGCTCGTATTTGTTAAGCCTGCTTAATACGTTGACTGGCGGACAACTTTGGGGGAAATATCGTTATGCGGCTAATAGCGCTCAAATGATGAATAGTGATGCGGGACGATTAATCATTATGTGGGTGCTATTATTGATGATTGCACCAGCGATTTCGTTCTTAGCACAATTTTTTAAGGAGCCGTATTCAAGAAACGTTGTTTTAATATCAGCGGCAGTTGCAACTGTTAGCTTTATCTTAACGCCTCACTTAATGAATAAATGGATTGTGGCTTATGCCATGGAGAATCAAATGACTCATGCACAGGCACAAGCAGCTGTGCATGTGGGGCCAATGGCTTATGTTGCTATGCTTTGTGCAATTTTAGTGTTAGTAATTGCGATATACCGTGTTTTTAAACAGGATCGATTTGAATAAAAGATTGAAAAGAATATGCGACTTTCTAATAACGTTATTTGTACTGATAATTATTGGTATAGCAGGTTTTAAAGTATTTGATGATTATGGAGAATCTTTACTTAAGAATGCAGTATATTCAAAAATTAAACAAAAAAACACCGTTCACAAATATAGTGTGAATACCAAAACAGATAAAAAACTTATTAATGAAAATACAGAATTAATATCTATAGAATCAGATAATCAAGGCTCTGGAAATATTCTTTATTATATTATAAAAATTGGTAAATCAGATTATGGAGTAATGTTTAAGAGTGCTGGCTTATCAAAACAACCAAAATTGAAAGGTATCAAATATTTAGGAAAATAAAAGTTTCCAAGCAAAAAGCCTCGCAGAAGATAAATCTGTGAGGCTTTATTTTGTCCAATATAAAGATGAAACTTTTTTAAGCTAGCAAGATGGCATCGTCTTTTAGTTCTGTGCCAACGTGTTTTTGGAATAATTCCATGAGCTTTGGGACTGTCATTTGCTTCTTTTCTTCATCAGCAAGGTCTAAGGCTACACGTCCCTGATGGAGCATAATAAGCCGATTGCCATAGCGAATGGCATCTTCCATATTGTGGGTTACCATGAAGGCGGTTAGTTTTTGCTCAGCGATCAATTTCTCGGTTAAATTCATTACTGTGATCGAAGTTTGCGGATCTAATGCGGCAGTGTGTTCATCCAGTAAAATTAAATCGGGACGCCTGAGTGTTGCCATTAAGAGAGTGATAGCTTGACGCTGGCCGCCAGATAGCAAGCCGATTTCGGTATCTAACCGATTTTCTAAGTTTAAGTCAAGCTGGGCTAATTGTTCTTTGAAAAAGCTGCGATCTGCTTTTTTAACGCCAGCACGGAAAGTTCGCCGTTGACCGCGTTTCATTGCTAAAGCAAGATTTTCTTCGACAGTTAGCCGCACAGCAGTCCCCATCTTAGGGTCTTGAAAAACGCGACTAATTCGTTTTGAACGTTTAGTTACTGACTGTTTACTAATATCTTGGTCATTGAGAATAATTTTTCCTTGTTGAATTGGCAAAGTACCAGCAATACTGTTGAGCAAAGTTGATTTGCCGGCACCATTACTACCAATAATGGTAACAAAATCACCGGCTGCTAGCTCTAAATTGACACCGCGCAAGACGCGATTTTCATTAACGGTTCCTTGTTCAAAAGTTTGATGTAAGTTCTTAATTTTCAATACTTGAGACATTGTTCTTTTCCCCTTTGTTTTTATTTGATAAATGAAAATTAGGTAATGCCAAGCAGATGATTAAGACTAGAGCAGAAGCTAATTTAGCATCAGAAGGTTCAACATTCATTTGGAAGACAAGTGCCAAGATTAGCCGGTAAATAATGGCGCCGATTACTAACGTAACTAAGCGCATGCCAATTGGCAAATGCCGCAGTAAAACTTCGGCGATAATAATGGAAGCTAAGCCAATAACTAGGGTTCCAACACCAGAGTTCAAGTCTGCGAAACCATTATTTTGGGCCAATAGTGCACCAGAAAGGGCAATGCTACCGTTAGAAATCATATAACCCCAGATTTTCATACTTTGAGTGTTAATCCCATTAGCAGCACTCATCTCAGGGTTGTCACCTGTTGACCGCATGGCCAAGCCGATTTCTGTTCTAAAGAAGCCAACTAGTAAAATAATTGCTAGTAAGGCAACGATTAGTCCCATAACGATCACGGCATTGTTGTGAGATAACCCCCAATCTTGGGCAATTGAAAAGAGGGTTCTTTTGCCTAATAAAGAAACGTTGGCTGCATTTTTCATTACTCGAGAAGTGATGGAATATAATCCCGTCATGGTTACAATCCCGGCTAATAGAGAAGGGATTTTTAATTTAGTATTTAACACTCCAGTTACTAGTCCTGCTAGCATGCCGCCGCCAAAGGCAGCAATAGTTGCTAGAACTGGATTGACTCCGCTAATCAGGCACATTGTGGTAATTGCTCCGCCTAACGGAAAACTTCCTTCGGCTGTCATGTCAGCTAAATCTAATATTCGAAAAGTTAAATAGACGCCAATCGCCATTAGTGACCACAACAGTCCTTGTGAAGTCGATGATAGCAATAAATCTGTAAAAGTACTCATAGTAATTCTGTTTTCTGCCTTTCTAGCTTACTTAGGTGCTTTAATCGATTTTGGATCAATCTTTAAAGCTTTAGCCATGTCCTTATTAACTACTAATTTTAAATTATCGGCTTTTTCGACTGGCATGTCTTTAGGTTTGGCTTTGCCGGATAAAATTTTAGCGGCCATTTTACCAGTTTGTTTACCTAAAGCTTTGTAATCAATCCCAATAGTGGCTAAACCACCAGTTTTAACTTGATCAGCTGAACCAGCAACTAATGGAATTTTGTGCTTCTTGACTACTTTACCAACTAGGGATGATGCGGAAGCAAAGGTGTTATCTGTAGGAATGTAGATTCCTTGTACCTTTCCAGCTAACGTTTCAGTTACTTGTTGCACGTCATTAGTAGTATTGGCGGTTTTAACTAAAACTTTTACCCCGGATTTCTTCAGTGCTTTAATTGCCAAATCAGCTTGGATCTTTGAATTGGATTCACCAGCATTGTACATAATGCCAATGGTTTTAGCTTTTGGCACAATTGATAGCAATAGTTTAATTTGATTATCAATTGAAACCATATCGGTTGTTCCTGTAACATTGCCGCCTGGCTTAGTATTCGATTTTACTAATTTAGCAGCTTTTAAGTCGGTAACGGCAGTGACCACGATAGGAATATCTTGAGTTGTATTAGCTAAACTTTGTGCTGCTGGCGTCCCAATTCCTAATACCAGATCAGACTTATCATTGATTAGTTTGTCACTCATACTTTTCAAATTATCTTGGTTATTTTGCGCATTTTGATAATCAATTTTCAGATTCTTACCTTCGACATAACCGCCAGCTTTTAGGCCTGCCTTAAAGCCTTTGTATGCTTGGTCAAGCGATGGGTGCTGCACAACTTGCAAAACGCCCACGTGCTTAACTTCAGCTTTTTTGTCTGACTTATTACTGCAGCCACCTAATAATAGTAATCCAGCTAGGCTAAGTCCCAGTAACATCTTCTTAATCTTCATTATTATTGTTCCTCCATAAAAAATTGTAATAAAAAATACCCACTTATTTCTAAGCAGGTATCACAAAGTCATTTTTTAAAATTCATTGTTGTGCTTAGCCACTTAGAATTATGTGACTAACCGCAAACAAATCGCTCTAGCCATCATAGATAAATTCAAACTTACGTTTCGCTTGAACTCATCTAGATGAATCCAAACGCTATCTAAAATAGCTAAAGTAATAACGAGTATTCAATTGTAATTGATGACATTCAGTTCTAGCCATGAGAATTACCTCCAACACTTGATGAGAGAATTATAAATTATTAAAAAAGTAAAGTCAATAGCTAAAATTATTAGGTAGTCTTGTATTGTGATTTTAATATCTTTCGTCAAAAGAAATTTTAAATTACTGTTTTTGTTTAGCCGAATGCATGACGGCTAAGGTAACTATGAAAACACCAATACTAACAGCAATTATGCCATATAATGCGTAATTAACTCTAGTTGTTCCCGCGATACTGGTAAAGATAGTGGTCATTAATGGCCCAGCAATCAATAAAATAGTATTGAGCATCCCCACAGAAGAAGCCAGAATATCGTGATCAACCGAGGTAATCAACCATTGTGATAATTTGGGACTGCCCACTCCAGCAAAGAATCCTAACAGGCTACCAAAGACTAGACAGGCAAGCATATTTTTGGTAAGTAAAGCTATTACCATAGCAATACTAGCAAGGGTGTCTAGCAAAGAAATAATAAATAATGAGGTTTGCTTAAAAATTTTGGTACCAATTGCACTACCTAAAGCCATCCCGATTGAATCAAGTGCCCCAAATAATGCAATTGTGAAACTATAAGTACCAACTAGCATGCTTTTATTACCAGCAACTAGAATTGAAAGTAATGGCTCGATCGTACTGAGAATACCGTTAAGCAAGGCGAATACTAAGACGATAGTTAGTAAGCCATGAGCTGTTTTTACTTGGTGATAGGATGATTTTAAGGTTGCCCAAAAGGACTGTTGATTAACATTAGTGTTGATTGGCTGCTGCTTCTGGTAGTTACGGCCAACATTGAGATAAAGTAATCCTGAAATTAAAAAGGTGACAGCATTAACAATTGCCAGGTTGGTATACGACATGAAAAGCAATAGTCCGGAACCGATAAACTGTGCTAGCATCGTAATAACTTGATTAATTCCGTTAGTAAAGCCTTCAGCTTCAGCTAAATCGTTTTGTCCAACTAGATCGACGATTAACGGAGTTGATAATCCGCCAGAATAGGTACCTGCTAAATCAGAGATGAAATTAAGTCCGATAACTAGTAAAACCAAATTCCAACCCGCTAAGTTGCTAGCAAAGAGCAGACCAACAACTAGGTAAAGCGCGCAGCGGATTAAGGCTAGGGTAACAATCACATGATATTTGTTTTTGGTGCGATCAGCAAAATAGCCGCCAATACTGGATAATAAATTAGGAATAGCTTCCATAATTGCAATTAGCGATAGTGCTAATGAATAGTTTTTTAATTTGCTAGCATAGGTCATGAGGGCCAAGTAGAATAGAATATTACCAGCACCAGACAGCCAACTAGCAACTGAAAGTTTACGATAATTTTTGTTTCTTAAAAAAATGTCCATAAGTTTCTCCTTTATTTAACGATATATTAAGTATATTTAAGTTATAATTAAAAAAACGAAAGTAGCGTATTTGACACTTTTTAAGATAGTGGGTAGCTAAAATGACGATTGGCGAATTATTGAAATCATATCGTGTTAGACAAGGCAAAACTAAAAAAGACTGGGCCGGCAAGGTTATCAGTCCTTCATATTATGGTAAAGTGGAACAAGATCGCCACAGAATTACCGCCCAAGATTTAGTTAAATTGTTGCAGTTTAATAAAGTTCCATTAATGGACTTTTTTAGTGAACTAGATCAAAACGTCGATAATCAACGCCAATTGAAGCAAAAGATTAGTCAGGCAGTAACATATGCTTTTTATCACAAATCCAATAATGAATTGTTGGCTGTTAAAGAACTTGTTAAAAACAGTAATTTGCCTGATAAGGATGAGCAGTTATTGTATATTGACGCGTTTATGGCAATGACTGATAGAGATTTGTCAGAGTTGAGCGAGGATAAGCAGAATAAATTAAGAGAGCTAATTTTTAATATTCCTGACTTTAATCGCGAAAAATTGGAATTATATTGTAACTTTATTGACCTATATGATCTTGATAGTAACTTAGTAATTACCAAGAGAGTCATTAAGCAGTTTCAAAAGACGACAGATGTAAATATTCAAGAACTTTTATTGGGTATTATTGTTAATGTAGCTGATAATTGTATCGAACAAAAACGTGATAATGAAGCTGCACAATTGCTAGAGTTTGCTGACCAGATCCCGACTAGACCAGAAATCTTTTTCCTTAAAAATGTAATTTACTTATTTGCTAATCTGCTTAAGTATCATTTACAAAATGAGCCAATTTATCTGACTAATGTCAAGCTGGCATTACAGAATTTCACGATTTTGGGGATGCCAGAATATGGTCAACAACTGTCAGACTTTGTCGAAAAAAATAAGTAAGAATTTAGCAAACTAAAAATAGCTTTACCTCTTAAACAGGAGATAAAGCTATTTTGTTAATTCAATAATGACCGTTTTATTTCTTGGCTCTAAAAAATTCGATTTCTTTAGCAGCAACTATTGCACCAGATGCTTCATGAATAGTCAGGCGTAATGATTTAGCACGCACGTCACGGAGGCCAACAACCTTGTTTTTACTATCGGCTTTCCAGTGAATATGTTCAGCGTAAGTAGTGTAATTCACCTC
This DNA window, taken from Lactobacillus sp. ESL0684, encodes the following:
- a CDS encoding ABC transporter ATP-binding protein, which translates into the protein MSQVLKIKNLHQTFEQGTVNENRVLRGVNLELAAGDFVTIIGSNGAGKSTLLNSIAGTLPIQQGKIILNDQDISKQSVTKRSKRISRVFQDPKMGTAVRLTVEENLALAMKRGQRRTFRAGVKKADRSFFKEQLAQLDLNLENRLDTEIGLLSGGQRQAITLLMATLRRPDLILLDEHTAALDPQTSITVMNLTEKLIAEQKLTAFMVTHNMEDAIRYGNRLIMLHQGRVALDLADEEKKQMTVPKLMELFQKHVGTELKDDAILLA
- a CDS encoding ABC transporter permease, with amino-acid sequence MSTFTDLLLSSTSQGLLWSLMAIGVYLTFRILDLADMTAEGSFPLGGAITTMCLISGVNPVLATIAAFGGGMLAGLVTGVLNTKLKIPSLLAGIVTMTGLYSITSRVMKNAANVSLLGKRTLFSIAQDWGLSHNNAVIVMGLIVALLAIILLVGFFRTEIGLAMRSTGDNPEMSAANGINTQSMKIWGYMISNGSIALSGALLAQNNGFADLNSGVGTLVIGLASIIIAEVLLRHLPIGMRLVTLVIGAIIYRLILALVFQMNVEPSDAKLASALVLIICLALPNFHLSNKNKGEKNNVSSIEN
- a CDS encoding ABC transporter substrate-binding protein, whose protein sequence is MKIKKMLLGLSLAGLLLLGGCSNKSDKKAEVKHVGVLQVVQHPSLDQAYKGFKAGLKAGGYVEGKNLKIDYQNAQNNQDNLKSMSDKLINDKSDLVLGIGTPAAQSLANTTQDIPIVVTAVTDLKAAKLVKSNTKPGGNVTGTTDMVSIDNQIKLLLSIVPKAKTIGIMYNAGESNSKIQADLAIKALKKSGVKVLVKTANTTNDVQQVTETLAGKVQGIYIPTDNTFASASSLVGKVVKKHKIPLVAGSADQVKTGGLATIGIDYKALGKQTGKMAAKILSGKAKPKDMPVEKADNLKLVVNKDMAKALKIDPKSIKAPK
- a CDS encoding MFS transporter, encoding MDIFLRNKNYRKLSVASWLSGAGNILFYLALMTYASKLKNYSLALSLIAIMEAIPNLLSSIGGYFADRTKNKYHVIVTLALIRCALYLVVGLLFASNLAGWNLVLLVIGLNFISDLAGTYSGGLSTPLIVDLVGQNDLAEAEGFTNGINQVITMLAQFIGSGLLLFMSYTNLAIVNAVTFLISGLLYLNVGRNYQKQQPINTNVNQQSFWATLKSSYHQVKTAHGLLTIVLVFALLNGILSTIEPLLSILVAGNKSMLVGTYSFTIALFGALDSIGMALGSAIGTKIFKQTSLFIISLLDTLASIAMVIALLTKNMLACLVFGSLLGFFAGVGSPKLSQWLITSVDHDILASSVGMLNTILLIAGPLMTTIFTSIAGTTRVNYALYGIIAVSIGVFIVTLAVMHSAKQKQ
- a CDS encoding helix-turn-helix transcriptional regulator, which codes for MTIGELLKSYRVRQGKTKKDWAGKVISPSYYGKVEQDRHRITAQDLVKLLQFNKVPLMDFFSELDQNVDNQRQLKQKISQAVTYAFYHKSNNELLAVKELVKNSNLPDKDEQLLYIDAFMAMTDRDLSELSEDKQNKLRELIFNIPDFNREKLELYCNFIDLYDLDSNLVITKRVIKQFQKTTDVNIQELLLGIIVNVADNCIEQKRDNEAAQLLEFADQIPTRPEIFFLKNVIYLFANLLKYHLQNEPIYLTNVKLALQNFTILGMPEYGQQLSDFVEKNK